A single window of Senegalia massiliensis DNA harbors:
- the rlmD gene encoding 23S rRNA (uracil(1939)-C(5))-methyltransferase RlmD, giving the protein MAKKKKEFQVKIEKTEFPNKGIGTYNDKKVVVKGATSGQIVKVRTKKNRKNKIDANLIEVIERSKREIKPQCVHFWDCGGCSYQNLTYNDQLEMKKNQVLDLFHKAGIEEFEFEGIEKSPNVWRYRNKMEFTFGDEYKDGPLTLGMHQKGKFYEILSVPYCEIVDDDFTNILNVVLEYFREKKVPFYHKRKHEGVLRHLVIRKAEITGEILINLVTSTQQELELDDLVDRLKNIDYIGKLKGILHTLNDNLGDVVQSDETITLYGENFITERLLGLEFNISPFSFFQTNSSGAEKLYEIAREYAGDTKDKTVFDLYCGTGTIAQIMAPVANKVIGIEIVEEAVEKARDNAKLNNLDNCEFIAGDVLKEIDNINIKPDLIILDPPRVGVHKSAIEKIVAFDSKRIVYVSCKPTSLVEDLKEFESFGYEVKKVKCMDMFPHTPHVESIILMTYCGSREG; this is encoded by the coding sequence ATGGCAAAAAAGAAAAAAGAATTTCAAGTTAAAATAGAAAAAACTGAGTTTCCTAATAAAGGCATAGGAACATATAATGATAAAAAAGTTGTAGTAAAAGGTGCTACATCAGGACAAATAGTAAAAGTTAGAACTAAGAAAAATAGAAAAAATAAAATAGATGCAAATCTAATTGAAGTAATAGAAAGGTCGAAAAGAGAAATAAAACCTCAATGTGTTCATTTTTGGGATTGTGGAGGATGTAGTTATCAGAACTTAACATATAATGATCAATTAGAAATGAAAAAGAATCAAGTATTAGATTTATTCCATAAAGCAGGGATTGAAGAATTTGAATTTGAAGGAATAGAAAAAAGTCCAAATGTATGGAGATATAGAAATAAAATGGAATTTACATTTGGAGATGAATATAAAGATGGTCCACTTACATTAGGAATGCATCAAAAAGGCAAATTTTATGAAATATTGTCTGTTCCATATTGTGAGATAGTAGATGATGATTTTACAAATATACTTAATGTAGTTTTAGAATATTTTAGAGAAAAGAAAGTGCCTTTTTATCATAAGAGAAAGCATGAAGGAGTACTTAGACATTTAGTAATAAGAAAAGCAGAAATTACAGGTGAAATATTAATAAACCTTGTAACAAGCACACAGCAAGAATTAGAATTAGATGATTTAGTAGATAGATTAAAAAATATTGATTATATAGGTAAATTAAAAGGTATTCTTCATACACTAAATGATAATTTAGGAGATGTAGTGCAAAGTGATGAAACTATTACATTATATGGCGAAAATTTTATAACTGAAAGATTACTAGGACTTGAGTTTAATATATCTCCTTTTTCATTTTTCCAGACAAATTCATCTGGAGCAGAAAAATTATACGAAATAGCTAGAGAATATGCAGGAGATACAAAAGATAAAACAGTATTCGACTTATATTGTGGAACGGGAACAATAGCTCAAATAATGGCTCCAGTAGCTAACAAAGTAATAGGAATAGAAATAGTAGAAGAAGCAGTAGAAAAAGCTCGTGACAATGCTAAGTTAAACAATTTAGATAATTGTGAGTTTATAGCAGGGGATGTTTTAAAAGAAATAGATAATATAAATATAAAACCAGACTTAATTATATTAGATCCACCAAGAGTAGGAGTTCATAAATCTGCTATAGAAAAAATAGTAGCATTTGACTCTAAACGTATAGTATATGTTTCTTGTAAACCAACATCCTTAGTAGAAGATTTAAAAGAATTTGAAAGCTTTGGTTATGAAGTTAAAAAAGTAAAATGTATGGATATGTTTCCACATACGCCTCACGTTGAGAGTATAATTCTGATGACGTATTGTGGTTCAAGGGAGGGGTAA
- a CDS encoding DUF4180 domain-containing protein, whose amino-acid sequence MQISVIKESNIEIAIVNSEDILITDVQSALDFFATVDYETGCSRMIINKSSICEEFFDLSTKIAGEILQKFINYRKKIAIIGDFTIYTSKSLKDFIYECNKGKDILFLPNEKQAIEKLSMD is encoded by the coding sequence ATGCAAATAAGCGTAATTAAAGAGAGTAATATTGAAATTGCGATTGTAAATAGTGAAGATATACTGATAACAGATGTGCAATCAGCACTGGATTTTTTTGCTACAGTAGATTATGAAACAGGATGTAGTCGTATGATTATAAATAAATCATCAATATGTGAAGAGTTTTTTGATCTAAGCACCAAGATAGCAGGAGAGATATTACAAAAATTTATAAATTATCGAAAGAAAATAGCAATCATAGGAGATTTTACTATATATACAAGCAAGAGTTTGAAAGATTTTATTTATGAATGTAATAAAGGAAAAGATATATTATTTTTGCCAAATGAAAAACAAGCTATTGAAAAACTAAGTATGGATTAG
- a CDS encoding TetR/AcrR family transcriptional regulator: MFTKFLNLEPIRRNIILNAALREFASKGFDDASTNVIAKESGISKPLMFHYVNNKKDFFIFLYDYCLDIVNQEYFDQINLHEKDIFERLRQTCLLKIQLLKKYPWIFDFIRVAVFTDSEVVKEEVEKRRKMVEASSFERFYGDIDTSGFRSGLDIEKAKQLIFWAVSGYADQILEQFKSLDIKEFDFDKIRTEFDGYLDELRKTYYKL, encoded by the coding sequence ATGTTCACTAAATTTTTAAACTTAGAGCCCATAAGAAGAAATATAATTTTGAATGCTGCTCTAAGAGAGTTTGCCAGCAAAGGATTTGATGATGCATCAACCAATGTAATTGCTAAGGAATCAGGTATCTCAAAGCCTTTGATGTTTCACTATGTCAACAATAAAAAAGATTTTTTTATCTTTCTTTATGACTATTGTCTGGACATTGTGAATCAAGAGTATTTTGACCAAATAAATTTGCATGAGAAGGATATTTTTGAGCGTCTGCGACAGACTTGCTTACTTAAGATTCAACTGCTAAAAAAATATCCTTGGATTTTTGATTTTATAAGAGTTGCGGTGTTTACCGATTCTGAGGTGGTGAAGGAGGAGGTTGAGAAAAGGCGTAAAATGGTTGAAGCCAGCAGCTTTGAGCGGTTTTATGGAGATATTGATACATCCGGATTTCGAAGCGGGTTAGACATAGAGAAGGCAAAGCAATTGATTTTCTGGGCAGTAAGCGGATACGCAGATCAAATACTGGAGCAATTTAAAAGCTTGGATATCAAAGAGTTTGATTTTGATAAAATACGCACAGAGTTTGATGGCTATTTAGATGAGCTTCGAAAAACTTATTATAAATTGTAA
- a CDS encoding ABC transporter ATP-binding protein — MMNVIETRKLTKFYGKQEALCGVDLTVKQGEVYGFIGPNGSGKSTTIRILLGMLRKNGGEAKLLGGDPWQDAVALHKRLTYVPGDVTLWPNLTGGEVIDFLGRLHGQINPSRRRELVDMFQLDTKKKCRSYSKGNRQKVALISAFASDAELLILDEPTSGLDPLMEQIFQRYILELKKQGKTVFLSSHILAEVELLCDRVGIIRQGKIVESGTLEELRHLTRTTITVELSNPTNLNQLQGVHDIARKEEKWLFSVDASAIETVMSKLAPMGIKSLTAEPPTLEELFMRHYGQDIREVL, encoded by the coding sequence ATGATGAATGTAATTGAAACAAGAAAACTTACTAAATTTTATGGCAAACAGGAGGCTTTATGTGGAGTTGACTTGACTGTGAAACAAGGGGAGGTCTATGGATTTATTGGACCAAATGGATCAGGAAAATCAACAACCATCCGCATCCTTTTAGGAATGCTTCGTAAAAATGGAGGAGAAGCAAAGTTGCTGGGCGGTGACCCTTGGCAGGATGCCGTTGCTCTTCATAAGAGACTTACCTATGTGCCTGGAGATGTGACATTATGGCCAAACTTAACCGGAGGTGAGGTAATTGATTTCTTAGGTCGTTTGCATGGTCAAATCAATCCTTCACGTCGCAGGGAACTAGTGGATATGTTTCAGCTTGACACAAAGAAAAAATGCCGTAGCTACTCTAAAGGGAATCGTCAGAAGGTGGCACTGATTTCAGCATTTGCTTCTGACGCGGAGTTGCTGATTTTAGACGAGCCTACCAGTGGACTTGATCCATTAATGGAGCAGATTTTTCAGAGATATATCTTAGAATTAAAGAAACAGGGAAAAACTGTTTTTCTATCCAGTCATATTCTTGCAGAAGTAGAATTGCTTTGTGACCGAGTTGGCATAATCCGACAGGGGAAAATTGTTGAATCTGGTACCCTTGAAGAACTGAGGCATTTAACACGTACAACTATCACCGTGGAGCTTTCCAACCCTACAAATTTAAATCAACTGCAAGGGGTTCACGATATAGCACGAAAAGAAGAGAAGTGGCTCTTTTCAGTGGATGCCAGTGCCATAGAGACAGTGATGAGTAAGCTTGCTCCTATGGGTATTAAGTCTCTTACAGCGGAACCGCCCACTTTAGAAGAACTGTTTATGCGTCATTATGGTCAAGATATTCGGGAGGTGCTTTAA
- a CDS encoding ABC transporter permease, translating into MKQSDFIGTAKLLRLYLRRDRIILPIWISLALMVIVGQVSFVKGMADWKIFITELSESPLTSALLGPVVPLSIEGAILWRGLLQASITVMIGAAFTMIRHTRTEETSGRNELILGRPVGRYANLSAALILSCGGSFLAGLLTAVYFMGIGFAGSGSLLAGLTLAASGFMFAGIGGLCAQIFSHSGSARGAVFGIYGLTMVAMVTNNMGGGSTGWAWLAPESWFRITLPFGGNLAWPLLIFIVLSALPMMISYMLLGRRDMGVGLIIQKEGPANASPHLISPMAFAWRQHKGSILGWAIGMAYLGGIMGVGTPNISEAMSSTFAQMNTSWAAAIVNLGNQEGFIAILIYILGLMAGLSVFAITTVQSLWQEEKEHYADMLLSRPVSRFKWMGSYLTVAFVGSVLILLTLGLASGLGWSIASGEFNHFPRVLVMSLSKIPSVWTIIGIATLLYGWLPRIGSVLNWLILGTFIFIEMLWEVGIVGWSALQWTPFAYAHYSIPIHELSIVPLIVLVIIAMGLTWLGFVGFRRRSIG; encoded by the coding sequence ATGAAACAAAGTGATTTTATAGGTACCGCCAAGCTACTTAGGCTTTATCTGCGACGAGACAGAATTATTCTGCCTATATGGATATCGCTGGCCTTGATGGTGATTGTCGGGCAGGTGTCTTTTGTGAAAGGGATGGCAGATTGGAAGATATTTATTACTGAACTATCTGAAAGTCCTCTTACCTCTGCTTTGCTTGGACCTGTTGTTCCATTAAGCATAGAAGGAGCCATCCTTTGGCGTGGTCTGCTGCAGGCTTCCATAACAGTTATGATTGGAGCAGCATTTACTATGATTCGACATACCCGTACGGAGGAAACATCCGGAAGAAATGAATTGATCCTTGGAAGACCAGTAGGAAGATACGCCAATCTATCGGCAGCCCTGATCCTTTCCTGTGGAGGAAGTTTTCTGGCGGGCTTATTGACTGCTGTATATTTTATGGGAATCGGCTTTGCAGGGAGCGGTTCTCTGCTGGCTGGACTGACTCTTGCCGCTTCTGGATTTATGTTTGCTGGAATCGGCGGATTATGTGCACAAATTTTTTCCCATAGTGGCAGTGCAAGAGGAGCTGTATTTGGCATATATGGATTAACCATGGTAGCTATGGTTACAAATAATATGGGAGGTGGAAGCACAGGGTGGGCATGGCTTGCTCCCGAATCATGGTTCCGTATCACCCTTCCCTTTGGGGGAAATCTTGCTTGGCCATTATTAATTTTTATAGTGCTTTCTGCTCTGCCGATGATGATTTCCTATATGCTGCTTGGTCGCCGTGATATGGGTGTCGGGCTTATCATCCAAAAAGAAGGTCCGGCTAACGCTTCTCCACATCTCATTTCTCCAATGGCCTTTGCTTGGCGTCAGCATAAAGGCAGTATTCTGGGCTGGGCAATTGGGATGGCCTATCTTGGGGGAATTATGGGTGTGGGTACGCCCAATATATCCGAAGCTATGAGTTCCACGTTCGCCCAGATGAACACTTCTTGGGCAGCTGCTATAGTAAATCTGGGCAATCAGGAAGGTTTCATAGCAATTTTAATCTACATTCTGGGACTGATGGCAGGTTTATCGGTATTTGCTATCACAACAGTACAAAGCCTGTGGCAGGAAGAAAAGGAGCATTATGCCGATATGTTATTGTCAAGACCCGTGAGTAGATTCAAATGGATGGGAAGCTATTTGACGGTTGCTTTCGTAGGTAGTGTGTTGATACTCCTTACCCTTGGTTTGGCTTCCGGCTTAGGATGGAGTATTGCTTCGGGAGAGTTCAATCATTTTCCTCGAGTGTTAGTCATGAGCCTTTCAAAAATTCCTTCTGTCTGGACAATTATTGGCATCGCCACCCTATTGTATGGCTGGCTTCCACGTATTGGCTCTGTTCTCAATTGGCTTATATTAGGTACGTTTATTTTCATCGAGATGCTTTGGGAGGTTGGAATCGTAGGATGGTCTGCACTGCAATGGACGCCCTTCGCCTATGCCCATTATAGTATTCCAATCCATGAGCTTTCTATCGTGCCGCTGATTGTGTTAGTAATTATTGCTATGGGACTTACGTGGTTAGGCTTTGTTGGATTCAGGCGTCGAAGTATTGGATAA
- a CDS encoding ATP-binding protein: MVYGEYDIDGFEDEIIDEASYITFNRHLSELLFKIIADRAEKRSAIISTNLKFSEWTTLFENETMVAALIDRLTTKYEWGFIWE; the protein is encoded by the coding sequence ATGGTCTATGGGGAATATGATATCGATGGATTTGAAGATGAAATAATAGATGAAGCTTCCTATATTACTTTTAATAGACATCTATCAGAACTACTTTTTAAAATAATAGCTGATAGAGCTGAGAAAAGAAGCGCCATCATATCAACAAATTTAAAATTTTCCGAATGGACAACTTTATTTGAAAATGAAACCATGGTTGCTGCTCTTATTGATAGATTGACTACTAAATATGAATGGGGTTTCATTTGGGAGTGA
- a CDS encoding alpha/beta hydrolase family protein, protein MENIILIKSESYDIPAILSSPNSGDKFPAVILCHGTGSFKDEVGNLFVKLSESLKKRGIASIRFDFAGCGESLAKQQDLTFYGEVSDTEKIHAYLRDCNKIDSSRIGILGFSQGARVMAEFIGKYPEEIKVAVSWSGACHNGAGVFEGWFQEYYEEASRNEYAKIPMFWRNDLILSKKWFDDIRDSNPMDSLSKYKGAILAVSGTEDELVPYIHAKEIVSACNGEIREYRIVDNANHTFNILEKDKIFVDKVVKNTADWININI, encoded by the coding sequence ATGGAAAATATAATTTTGATAAAGAGTGAATCATATGATATTCCTGCCATCTTAAGCAGTCCAAATAGCGGTGACAAATTTCCTGCTGTCATTTTGTGTCATGGGACAGGTTCTTTTAAGGATGAAGTAGGAAATCTATTTGTTAAACTTTCAGAATCCCTTAAAAAAAGAGGTATTGCATCTATACGCTTTGACTTTGCAGGTTGTGGTGAAAGTCTGGCAAAACAACAGGATTTAACATTTTATGGAGAAGTCAGTGATACTGAAAAAATACATGCATATCTTCGTGATTGCAATAAAATTGATTCAAGTAGAATCGGAATTTTAGGATTTAGCCAAGGGGCACGTGTAATGGCAGAATTTATAGGGAAATACCCTGAAGAAATAAAAGTTGCAGTTAGCTGGTCCGGAGCTTGTCATAATGGAGCAGGTGTTTTTGAAGGATGGTTTCAAGAATATTACGAAGAAGCATCTAGAAATGAATATGCAAAAATACCAATGTTTTGGCGCAATGATTTAATCTTGTCTAAGAAGTGGTTTGATGATATTCGCGATTCTAATCCAATGGACAGTTTATCGAAATACAAAGGAGCAATACTGGCGGTTTCAGGGACAGAGGATGAACTCGTTCCATATATACACGCTAAAGAAATCGTGAGTGCTTGTAATGGAGAAATCAGGGAATATAGAATTGTTGATAATGCAAATCATACTTTCAATATTCTTGAGAAGGATAAAATATTTGTTGATAAAGTTGTAAAAAATACAGCTGATTGGATTAACATCAATATTTAA
- the arr gene encoding NAD(+)--rifampin ADP-ribosyltransferase, with translation MDNKHDVLDNGPFFHGTKAELKIGDLLKPQHLSNYQDKKSNYIYFTATLNAAKWGAELAASESKERIYIVEPLGDFENDPNLTDKRFPGNPTRSYRSKSPLKIIAELGSWERHSDEEINNMLTSLKKIQEEGKYIIYD, from the coding sequence ATGGATAACAAACATGATGTTTTAGATAATGGACCTTTCTTTCATGGTACTAAAGCAGAACTTAAAATTGGAGATTTATTAAAACCGCAACACTTATCAAATTACCAAGATAAAAAATCCAACTATATATATTTTACTGCAACATTAAATGCTGCTAAATGGGGTGCTGAATTAGCAGCATCTGAATCAAAGGAAAGAATTTATATTGTAGAACCATTAGGTGATTTTGAAAATGATCCGAACTTAACTGATAAAAGATTTCCTGGAAACCCCACACGTTCTTATAGATCTAAATCTCCTTTGAAAATAATAGCTGAATTAGGATCATGGGAAAGACATTCTGATGAAGAAATAAATAATATGCTTACATCTTTAAAAAAGATACAGGAGGAAGGAAAATATATAATATACGATTAA
- a CDS encoding nucleotidyltransferase domain-containing protein, with amino-acid sequence MVDNIIQSVTEKLSSLPYIEGIVLGGSRARGTHTEDSDIDIGIYYNSESFDLTAINQIATELDDENRIDLVVPPGAWGDWINGGGWLVINGYHVDLILRDIKRVEQIIKDTEQGSVTANYQTGHPHGYISAMYRGELAISKIQYANDENFYEFKKQAERYPTALQKGLTEFFMFEAGFSLMFAEKNIDKDDVSYVCGHCFRSISSLNQVLFAINKEYCINEKKAVKMIEDFKIKPSDYKERVDKVISLISTDVDCTRKGIEILQRLVNEVEYLKGVHIQ; translated from the coding sequence ATGGTAGATAATATTATTCAATCAGTGACAGAAAAATTATCCTCTTTGCCTTATATAGAAGGCATCGTATTAGGGGGTTCCCGTGCAAGAGGTACCCATACAGAGGATTCTGATATAGATATCGGAATCTATTACAATTCAGAATCATTTGACCTGACAGCGATTAATCAAATTGCTACAGAATTGGATGATGAGAATAGAATCGACCTTGTTGTACCTCCCGGAGCGTGGGGTGATTGGATTAATGGTGGCGGATGGTTAGTTATAAACGGGTATCATGTTGACTTGATTTTACGTGATATAAAACGGGTGGAACAAATAATCAAAGATACGGAGCAAGGAAGTGTTACTGCCAATTATCAGACTGGGCATCCACATGGTTATATAAGTGCTATGTATCGTGGAGAATTGGCGATCAGCAAGATACAATATGCTAATGATGAAAACTTTTATGAGTTTAAAAAGCAAGCAGAACGTTATCCAACCGCTTTGCAGAAGGGATTAACTGAATTTTTTATGTTTGAGGCAGGTTTCTCTTTAATGTTTGCTGAGAAGAATATTGATAAAGACGATGTATCCTATGTTTGCGGACATTGCTTTCGAAGCATATCTTCCCTTAATCAAGTCTTGTTTGCAATAAATAAAGAATACTGTATAAATGAAAAAAAGGCTGTTAAGATGATTGAAGATTTTAAGATCAAGCCAAGCGATTACAAGGAAAGGGTCGATAAGGTTATTTCCTTAATATCAACTGATGTAGATTGTACAAGAAAAGGAATAGAGATTCTTCAAAGACTAGTAAATGAGGTTGAATACCTGAAAGGAGTCCATATTCAATGA
- a CDS encoding Vat family streptogramin A O-acetyltransferase produces the protein MTGPDKKKLYPNENIKSVCYISNLPKRPNVEIGEYTYYSDNKKSPEKFYDNIEHHYEFLGDKLIIGKFCAIAEGVKFIMNGANHRMDGITTYPFNIFGCGWEKVTPTIEQLPFKGDTVIGNDVWIGQNVTIMPGVVIGDGAIIAANSTVVKSVEPYTIYGGNPAKFIKKRFSDEKIEFLLKLQWWNWSEEEIFNNLEELTSDVGLEQLMGK, from the coding sequence ATGACGGGACCAGATAAGAAAAAGCTTTATCCGAATGAGAATATAAAGAGCGTTTGCTATATAAGTAATTTGCCTAAACGCCCTAATGTAGAAATTGGCGAATATACTTATTATAGTGATAACAAAAAGTCACCTGAGAAATTTTATGATAATATTGAGCATCATTATGAATTTCTGGGGGATAAACTGATAATAGGTAAGTTCTGTGCAATTGCAGAGGGTGTTAAGTTTATTATGAATGGAGCAAACCACAGAATGGATGGAATTACAACCTATCCCTTTAATATCTTTGGCTGTGGATGGGAAAAGGTTACTCCTACAATAGAACAACTTCCTTTTAAGGGAGATACTGTGATTGGTAATGATGTCTGGATAGGTCAAAATGTAACCATTATGCCAGGCGTTGTAATTGGTGATGGTGCGATTATTGCCGCTAATTCAACAGTAGTGAAAAGTGTTGAGCCATATACAATATATGGTGGGAATCCAGCTAAGTTTATCAAAAAACGCTTTAGTGACGAAAAGATTGAATTCTTGCTAAAGCTTCAATGGTGGAATTGGAGCGAAGAGGAAATATTTAATAATCTTGAAGAGCTAACATCAGATGTGGGATTAGAACAATTAATGGGAAAATAG
- a CDS encoding HD domain-containing protein, whose translation MYMEKIIKEMKEIFKEIPFGIDHTLKVLQNAEEIMKGENVEAEEKELIRIVAILHDIGAVEAQKKYGSIDGPYQEIEGPTVAKDILKKVEYDKNIDRICFIIGNHHTPSKIDGPDFQIQWEADLLENLTVMDKEKEQQKIKRCIDENFKTATGKKIAYERFIIG comes from the coding sequence ATGTATATGGAAAAAATTATTAAAGAGATGAAAGAAATCTTCAAAGAAATTCCTTTTGGAATTGACCATACTCTCAAGGTTTTACAAAATGCAGAAGAGATAATGAAAGGTGAAAATGTTGAAGCAGAAGAAAAAGAATTAATTCGTATTGTTGCTATACTACATGATATTGGTGCTGTTGAAGCACAAAAAAAGTATGGTTCAATAGATGGACCTTATCAGGAGATAGAGGGACCAACAGTAGCAAAAGATATATTAAAAAAAGTAGAATATGACAAAAATATTGATCGAATATGCTTTATAATAGGTAACCATCACACTCCTTCTAAAATTGATGGCCCTGATTTTCAGATACAATGGGAAGCAGATTTGCTTGAGAACTTAACGGTTATGGATAAAGAAAAGGAACAGCAAAAAATAAAAAGATGTATAGATGAGAATTTTAAAACGGCTACAGGAAAAAAGATAGCTTATGAACGTTTTATCATAGGTTAA
- a CDS encoding class I SAM-dependent methyltransferase, whose protein sequence is MEYMGDKRFWDEKFANRNDNPLSPEKSLVDCVRYFKEGTILDIACGDGRNSLFLLKEGFKVTGVDFSIKALERLQMFAKRSNYVVNTVRIDLSKLNSLNDIGVFDNILINHYRLSKEGLADIENHISDNGILFVCGFGHKHQVDSKIRKQDLIQSSDFEDVKKSFELVKYIEDKDERGFFVTYIFRKRSS, encoded by the coding sequence ATGGAGTATATGGGTGATAAAAGATTCTGGGATGAAAAATTTGCTAATAGAAATGACAATCCATTAAGTCCAGAAAAATCACTAGTTGACTGTGTTAGGTACTTTAAAGAAGGAACTATTCTTGATATAGCATGTGGGGATGGTAGAAATTCCCTATTTCTACTTAAGGAGGGTTTCAAGGTTACAGGAGTGGATTTTAGTATTAAGGCACTTGAGCGTTTGCAGATGTTTGCTAAAAGAAGTAATTATGTTGTGAATACAGTGAGAATCGATTTAAGTAAATTGAATTCTTTAAATGATATCGGAGTATTTGATAATATCTTAATCAATCATTACAGATTAAGCAAGGAGGGACTTGCAGATATTGAAAATCATATATCTGATAATGGGATTCTATTTGTTTGTGGATTTGGACATAAACACCAGGTTGATTCTAAAATTAGAAAACAGGATTTGATTCAATCATCTGATTTTGAAGATGTAAAAAAATCATTCGAATTAGTTAAGTATATTGAAGATAAAGATGAAAGAGGATTTTTTGTTACATATATTTTTCGTAAGAGAAGTAGTTAA